tttaaattatttagcAGGAACTCTCACTCGGGTCAGTAGCCATTGGAGCAGAGGCAGTGAGATTCTGAAAGAAGTTGCATTTCAAGAACCCAACATAGATTCCTGAAAAACTTACAATCTTATGCTCAAGAGCTCTCACACGGGAGAAAAGACATTCGGCAAGAAGATTCCAATCATCCACTGACTCAACAAATCCGTGGAATTTGGCAGCAATCTGACTGAGTTTGTTTGAGTCAACGAAATCCTTCAtcatttgctcaaaaatgtcCGTTCGAAAATCCTTCTCACCGACAGTACCCAGCATCTCGCCGTACTTCAACcacttttctgcattttcttcGGTTATTGGGAAGATCGTTTTGAGATGCGTAAGAAATgcctgaaaatcgaattatttCTCAAGAggataaaatttttatgattacCTCAGTGTAATAATCACGGCATCCTCTGGAATAGAGCTGTTTAGCAATGGAGACGAAATACTCAAAGTCTCTTGAAGAATTGAGTCTCATAAAGTCTGAGATCGTGGTTTCCACAAATTTATCGGCATTCATAATTCTTTCGATAAAGAAGAACCtgcaaaaataccagaaagtaattggaaagtttttTCGCGAAGCTTTTCCATACGACAAGCCATCATGTAGAGCGAATGACTTCCAGGAAGTGCAAGCAGAGCATCCACCATGGCGTATCTTCGTTCTTCTCCTCGGAATCCATTGATGGCACCAAtcctggaaaaatatatatatattacataaaa
The nucleotide sequence above comes from Caenorhabditis elegans chromosome III. Encoded proteins:
- the ZC262.4 gene encoding uncharacterized protein (Confirmed by transcript evidence) yields the protein MNADKFVETTISDFMRLNSSRDFEYFVSIAKQLYSRGCRDYYTEAFLTHLKTIFPITEENAEKWLKYGEMLGTVGEKDFRTDIFEQMMKDFVDSNKLSQIAAKFHGFVESVDDWNLLAECLFSRVRALEHKINLTASAPMATDPSESSC